In one window of Macrobrachium nipponense isolate FS-2020 chromosome 2, ASM1510439v2, whole genome shotgun sequence DNA:
- the LOC135220748 gene encoding serine-rich adhesin for platelets-like: MDSIKGIKSALGGSGAGLGTSVGAGSYLASMETLLGDYMERLGTRLNVLETELRYAWRALDMLSQEYVKMWERLEKLEILLYEQQAVIAQLLEFYTAFDLQALLAEKEEPALPAETTSAAAVAAATVTAAPAAPTDENSENRLPDEAFYRSLNNAHRDNLSQVSESTDQELARIWDLDETEKESDSSDARKKEKEREKENEKDEVFTADDYKDYRGQSICISEQDLQELRKFTTLDKVALGKLQELDALSAKLLKDSQNLRDLRERLIASPKLGSPTTGSPRPPTKPEGASAAPVTQALDNKMAESVVDEKLRQLYLDSNLEDWTFSPRTSEPQRSRPNSQLSTDSNATDSEIAAALGLKASGSVVGSPRHTRDLHTIGPSPLSMPDTTSVTGKDNLGMSDFGLMGRKTPDPLISGDKAIGSSSPTFFTASSEKVRSSSPFGASRTRQDGYINSPRSGSPKELGRTKKTSLTPTNLESSSSKRPATPSFMPSKDHGHSPRATPRLMSPKSPKSPKSPKSPKTLKSPSPIRYSEIGKYDSGISTLSSSMSTSSSIEKSPTSPRPGRRASPYRSERTERFEDLHLPSATSAGMLVSVTTTSAHLSFPSTSLSTSLSDQFKFSSLGDSLSRESKMFSSAPPILEESSHPVTTSSFLHISTSKPDIVNTALSAEKADQRISYMSSLPPKASSAGSSSSIPSGYLTLSPRRTGSKARQVNNFEDPSFSTYSIYAITADPITRVSKSKAEDIFLEDMFMSSSAPPPPPAPTSSTYSHYYTGSRSSVASSSLLTNTSLADTYPSSLSVSPNMDVTYQGKQQYHTSPYINEPKYTTPAYLNAAGELKFIGQNTRRFDHLAELDAGRAEARHSFGADSSDSISSYSSSSSFYPSSGPGGKDGMKYKYQPNYNQSHSYGPPSTSSSHIVSRYVPMEDSLKGGSSSRYKQPYSYDPTQLMMRETPYDSPDSYMNTYPPKDRYRPIASVSESPLLKNEDLSGSLRNMENILNTAAHEPPPPPQPTPAARSRSRYDRYHDTRRHTQAVTTTSVEFMRQLQWTDAKTDRQVNLELNLKRYSPQNVQEQHRQLVQEAQPSQTYYETSNVLVSQAGYISITQDTVPVKTARGLKQEDKKKLRRGASVKSALNSMTKIIPSIDIMGKRSRSHSLPSRPMHEDEQRHKEYQSTTLGRRKEKKRNSLISTMSGFLQKTRRRGSSLSLRSLSDSEQSDMELTISRPIPRRTIWDDDSDNSSLLSDTTTPADALFPNNETNKKI; the protein is encoded by the coding sequence ATGGACAGCATCAAGGGCATTAAGTCAGCCCTGGGTGGGTCTGGGGCTGGGCTTGGTACAAGTGTAGGTGCCGGGTCATACCTAGCCAGTATGGAGACGCTCCTGGGGGATTACATGGAACGACTTGGCACACGGCTCAATGTCTTGGAGACTGAGCTACGGTATGCTTGGCGTGCTCTGGACATGTTGTCTCAGGAATATGTTAAGATGTGGGAGCGGCTAGAGAAGTTGGAAATACTCTTGTACGAACAGCAAGCAGTCATTGCCCAACTCTTGGAATTTTATACAGCCTTTGATTTACAGGCTCTTTTAGCAGAGAAAGAAGAACCTGCTCTTCCTGCAGAAACAACTTCTGCAGCTGCAGTTGCTGCTGCCACTGTtactgctgctcctgctgctccaactgatgaaaattcagagAACAGGCTTCCTGATGAAGCTTTTTATAGGTCCCTGAATAATGCTCATCGTGACAACCTCTCTCAAGTATCAGAATCAACTGACCAAGAGCTTGCCAGAATTTGGGACTTGGATGAAACTGAGAAGGAATCAGACTCATCTGATGcaagaaaaaaggagaaggaaagggaaaaggaGAATGAAAAGGATGAAGTGTTTACTGCTGATGACTACAAGGACTACAGAGGACAGAGCATATGCATCAGTGAGCAGGATCTTCAAGAGCTGAGAAAGTTTACCACATTAGACAAAGTAGCCCTTGGAAAACTTCAGGAACTAGATGCTCTTAGTGCAaagttgctgaaagactctcagAATCTGAGGGATCTCCGTGAACGCTTGATAGCCTCTCCTAAATTAGGTTCTCCAACTACTGGTTCCCCTCGGCCCCCTACCAAACCTGAAGGTGCTTCGGCAGCTCCTGTCACTCAGGCACTAGATAATAAGATGGCAGAATCAGTTGTTGATGAAAAATTACGTCAGCTGTATTTAGATTCTAACTTAGAAGACTGGACTTTCAGCCCAAGAACTTCTGAACCTCAGAGAAGTAGACCAAACTCACAATTGTCAACTGATAGTAATGCAACAGATTCAGAAATTGCAGCAGCATTAGGTTTGAAAGCTTCAGGTTCTGTAGTTGGTTCACCAAGACATACAAGAGATCTTCACACTATAGGCCCTTCACCTCTCAGTATGCCAGACACTACTTCAGTGACAGGGAAGGATAACTTGGGAATGTCAGACTTTGGACTTATGGGAAGAAAAACACCAGACCCTCTCATCAGTGGAGATAAAGCTATTGGTTCATCATCTCCTACATTTTTTACTGCTTCTAGTGAAAAGGTCAGATCATCATCACCTTTTGGTGCTTCAAGAACACGTCAAGATGGTTACATAAATTCCCCACGCTCAGGGAGCCCAAAGGAATTAGGAAGAACCAAGAAAACTTCCCTTACTCCCACTAACCTTGAGTCATCCTCATCAAAGAGGCCAGCAACACCTTCCTTTATGCCATCTAAAGATCATGGACACAGTCCTCGAGCTACACCACGTCTCATGAGCCCAAAAAGTCCGAAAAGTCCGAAGAGTCCAAAATCACCCAAAACTCTAAAAAGTCCTTCTCCTATTCGTTACTCAGAAATAGGCAAATATGATTCTGGAATATCAACACTCAGCAGTAGTATGAGCACATCTTCAAGCATCGAAAAGAGTCCGACCAGTCCTAGACCAGGAAGAAGAGCATCTCCTTATAGGAGTGAACGCACTGAAAGATTCGAAGATCTGCATTTACCGTCCGCTACCTCTGCTGGTATGCTAGTCTCTGTTACAACGACATCAGCACATCTGAGCTTTCCTTCAACATCTTTATCGACATCATTGAGTGATCAGTTCAAGTTTAGTTCTCTGGGAGACAGTTTATCCAGAGAATCGAAGATGTTCAGCTCTGCACCTCCAATTCTTGAAGAGTCTAGTCACCCAGTCACAACGAGTTCTTTTTTACACATATCAACCTCAAAGCCTGACATAGTCAATACGGCCCTATCTGCTGAAAAGGCAGACCAGCGCATATCATACATGTCATCTCTTCCACCTAAAGCTTCTAGTGCTGGCTCTTCATCCAGTATTCCTTCAGGCTACCTCACCCTTAGTCCAAGAAGAACTGGTTCAAAGGCACGCCAAGTAAACAATTTTGAAGATCCATCATTTAGTACATATAGCATATATGCGATCACTGCAGATCCCATTACAAGAGTCAGTAAGAGCAAAGCAGAAGATATTTTTCTTGAAGATATGTTTATGAGTTCCTCtgctcctccacctcctccagcCCCTACCTCAAGTACTTATTCTCATTATTATACAGGGTCTAGATCCAGTGTAGCTTCTTCTTCACTTTTGACAAACACTTCACTTGCTGATACGTATCCCTCAAGCCTTTCAGTGTCCCCAAACATGGATGTAACGTATCAGGGCAAGCAACAGTATCACACCTCCCCATACATCAACGAACCAAAGTACACAACTCCAGCTTACCTAAATGCAGCTGGGGAGTTAAAGTTCATTGGCCAAAATACTCGTAGGTTTGATCATTTAGCTGAGCTTGATGCAGGAAGGGCTGAAGCCAGACACAGCTTTGGGGCTGATAGCTCAGATTCTATATCATCTTACTCATCAAGTTCCAGTTTCTATCCATCATCAGGTCCAGGGGGCAAAGATGGGATGAAGTATAAGTATCAGCCAAACTATAATCAGAGTCACTCTTATGGCCCACCATCAACTTCTTCATCACATATAGTTAGTAGGTATGTGCCAATGGAAGACAGTTTGAAGGGAGGAAGCTCTTCACGTTATAAGCAGCCATATAGTTATGATCCAACCCAACTCATGATGAGGGAAACCCCATATGACTCTCCTGATTCATATATGAATACTTACCCACCAAAAGATAGGTACCGGCCTATTGCAAGTGTTTCAGAATCTCCTTTATTAAAAAATGAAGATTTGTCAGGATCTCTACGtaatatggaaaatatcttgAATACTGCTGCCCATGAACCGCCACCACCACCTCAACCAACTCCGGCTGCTCGCTCACGAAGTCGCTATGATCGCTATCATGATACTCGACGGCATACTCAGGCTGTAACCACTACTAGTGTCGAATTTATGAGGCAGTTACAATGGACTGATGCAAAAACTGATAGGCAAGTGAATTTAGAGCTTAATTTAAAGAGGTATAGTCCTCAGAATGTCCAAGAACAGCATAGACAGCTGGTACAAGAAGCACAGCCCTCTCAAACTTATTATGAGACTAGTAATGTTTTAGTTTCACAAGCAGGATACATTTCTATAACTCAGGACACTGTTCCTGTCAAAACAGCCAGAGGATTAAAGCAAgaagacaaaaagaaattaagaagGGGTGCAAGTGTAAAGTCTGCTCTGAATTCTATGACAAAAATTATTCCTAGTATTGATATAATGGGAAAGCGTTCAAGGTCTCATAGTCTCCCATCTCGTCCAATGCATGAAGATGAACAGAGGCACAAAGAGTATCAGTCAACTacattaggaagaagaaaggagaaaaaacgTAATTCTCTAATTTCCACTATGTCTGGTTTCCTTCAGAAGACTCGAAGACGGGGTAGTAGTTTATCTCTAAGGTCTTTATCAGACTCTGAGCAGTCTGACATGGAACTTACCATCAGTCGACCCATACCTCGGCGCACAATATGGgatgatgatagtgataataGTAGTCTTTTATCAGACACAACCACTCCAGCCGATGCACTTTTCCCGaacaatgaaacaaacaaaaaaatatag